Part of the Phaseolus vulgaris cultivar G19833 unplaced genomic scaffold, P. vulgaris v2.0 scaffold_104, whole genome shotgun sequence genome is shown below.
TGATTCGTAGCGTCCCACTCTTCCCACCGTCATTTGGATGTAAGACCTCTTATCGCAATCCTTGTGTGTTTCTTATAAATGTAATGTTTCTAATTCGACATTGAACTGCTAAGATTAATCGGAATAATGCGTGTTGTTGTTTAAGGGAGTTGACGGAGAAGATTTTTCCAAACCGGAACATTCCGAGTCTTCCGACGAGGATTTTGATGTAAGACCTTTTACCTAAtcctaatatattttttacattgtaAACTGTTTCTAGTTCAACTTTGGATTACTGAGATCAAGGTTTGCAGTAGCAGAAGCTCCATAAACTTTGGCGTTGTGGCTGAAAACATGGTCACGGAccattaagtttaattgaaataGTTGTGTTGTTGCAGGGAGTTGTCCAAGCTGATTTTTCATTTTTCGATCCCAAACCTGATGATTTTCATGGAGTGAAGACCTTGTTGCAAACCTACCTTGACGATGAAGAATGGGATTTGAGTGCCTTTGTAGAGTTGATTTTGGGGCAGACCACCGTGGGGACTGTTGTTAAGATAGAGGATGACGAGGATGAAGGAATCTTTGCTCTTGTTACTGCTCTTAATTTCTATAGATACAGGGTAACTTGCCTTCTCTAATGCAACAATCTTGCTTTCAATGCTTTGGGACTGGTTTAACAAACAGCGTCAACTTTCTAACCTGTTGTAAATGCTTTTGTTAGGAGCATAGATGCATTGTGACACTTAAGGATTTTCTTCTCCATAAAGCTCACCAAGAGAAGGGTGTTGCTGACAAATTGAAATTGCTTTTGGGGGAGCAAGCACGCGATGTAGCTCTCCTGGTATCTCAGCGCATGGTGAACCTTCCACCCCAGCTTTTGCCACCACTTTATGGTGCCCTTTTTGATGAAGTGTTGTGGGCCACAGAAGATGAGGTTAGATGTCAATAGTATCACATTGGTGAGGTGTTACtgcgtgttttttttttactgctAGAGATGGTTTTCATATTTAGAACTTAAATTGTCATGTTTTGTGTTTAACAGCCCACGGAGGAGCTCCGAAAATCCTTCAAGTTTAAGCATTATATAATACTCAGCAAAATTTACGTGGTATGTATGATGCTGTAGTATGTAGCTTATGTTAAGATGTTTTCTTATGCTCCAATTTCATTGTTCCCTTACATTTTACTTATCTTTGGGTGTCAAAATATAGCTCAAGAATGCAGAACAGAAGACAAAACGGAACAATGATAGTAAGGAgggaataatatatttaaagcTTGAGGATGAAATATTTCATAAGGTATTGATATTTTCTGGCATCATTTCAACAAaatcttaaaagaaaaaatcttctaataaatttatataaaagaaaaataggactgaatataatataaagatAGGATATGATTTcttgattttataataaatgcctaaaaacaaatatatatatttttaagatttctatcattttgattaaatctatttcaaaatatttttttcttgaaaaactgaCTCATCTTATCAATATGACATTATCTTTTCAAGA
Proteins encoded:
- the LOC137817523 gene encoding protein BCCIP homolog; its protein translation is VASHSSHRHLDGVDGEDFSKPEHSESSDEDFDGVVQADFSFFDPKPDDFHGVKTLLQTYLDDEEWDLSAFVELILGQTTVGTVVKIEDDEDEGIFALVTALNFYRYREHRCIVTLKDFLLHKAHQEKGVADKLKLLLGEQARDVALLVSQRMVNLPPQLLPPLYGALFDEVLWATEDEPTEELRKSFKFKHYIILSKIYVLKNAEQKTKRNNDSKEGIIYLKLEDEIFHK